From Parambassis ranga chromosome 9, fParRan2.1, whole genome shotgun sequence, the proteins below share one genomic window:
- the slc4a4a gene encoding solute carrier family 4 member 4a isoform X1 — MSATRKMEDEAVLDRGASLLKKICDEEEVEGHHTIYIGVRVPKSYRRRRRHRRRTSHKDRKERLTENASDKSDTENNDEASNSILKPLISPAAERIRFILGEEDDGPAPPQLFTELDELLSVDGQEMEWKETARWIKFEEKVEKGGERWSKPHVATLSLHSLFELRTCIEKGTIMLDLEASTLPQVVEMITDNQIEIGQLKADLKDKVMYTLLRKHRHQTKKSNLRSLADIGKTVSSASRLFSNQETDSPTTTHRNLTSSSLNDISDKPEKDQLRNKFMKKLPRDAEASNVLVGEVDFLDAPFVAFVRLQQAVMLGALTEVPVPTRFLFILLGPKGKAKSYHEIGRAIATLMSDEVFHDIAYKAKDRQDLLAGIDEFLDEVIVLPPGEWDPTIRIEPPKSLPSSDKRKNMYAGGDSQMNGDMPHDGGHGGGGHTIGEELKKTGRFCGGLILDIKRKAPFFLSDFTDAFNIQSLSAILFIYLGTVTNAITFGGLLGDATENMQGVLESFLGTAIAGGFFCLLAGQPLTILSSTGPVLVFERLLFNFSKDNEFDYLEFRLWIGLWSAFFCLMLVATDASFLVQYFTRFTEEGFSCLISFIFIYDAFKKMIKLAHHYPINSDFRMDDITQYECLCMGPTVLENSTEIIGDPLDGTSVWYWNNTDLPMNASWSSLTKTECLKYNGELVGKACDFVPDIALMSFILFFGTYTCSMCLKKFKTSPFFPTTVRKLISDFAIILAILIFCGVDKLVGVETPKLIVPTEFKPTSPHRGWFVPPFGGNPWWVYLASALPALLVTILVFMDQQITAVIVNRKEHKLKKGAGYHLDLFWVAVLLIICSFMGLPWYVAATVISIAHIDSLKMETETSAPGEQPKFLGVREQRVTGVTVFILTGLSVFMSPILKFIPMPVLYGVFLYMGVASLNGVQFMDRLKLLLMPAKHQPDLIYLRHVPLRKVHLFTFIQILCLALLWILKSTVAAIIFPVMILALVAVRKAMDYMFSQHDLSFLDDVIPEKDKKKKEDEKKKKKKRGSMDSDAEDSDYPYSENVPSIKIPMDMMEQEPFLGDKASDREKSPSFLERHTSC, encoded by the exons ATGAGTGCCACCAGGAA AATGGAGGATGAGGCGGTGCTGGACCGAGGGGCGTCATTACTCAAGAAAATctgtgatgaggaggaggtagaGG gtCACCACACCATTTACATTGGTGTGCGAGTGCCTAAGAGCTATCGACGTCGCAGGCGTCACCGTCGACGAACCAGCCACaaggacagaaaggagaggttGACGGAAAACGCCTCTGACAAGTCGGACACAGAAAACAACGATGAGGCCAGCAACAGCATCCTCAAACCTCTCA TCTCACCAGCAGCCGAGAGGATCCGCTTCATCCTTGGGGAGGAAGATGACGGCCCAGCACCCCCACAGCTGTTTACTGAGCTGGACGAGCTGCTGTCAGTGGATGGACAGGAGATGGAGTGGAAGGAGACAGCCAG GTGGATCAAGTTtgaggagaaggtggagaaaGGAGGGGAGCGCTGGAGCAAACCTCACGTGGCGACGCTGTCCTTACACAGTCTCTTTGAACTGCGGACCTGCATAGAGAAGGGCACCATCATGCTAGATTTGGAAGCTTCCACTCTGCCTCAGGTTGTTG aGATGATCACTGACAACCAGATAGAGATCGGCCAGCTGAAAGCCGACCTGAAGGACAAGGTGATGTACACGTTGCTACGGAAACATCGCCACCAAACCAAGAAGTCCAACCTGCGCTCTCTGGCTGACATTGGCAAGACGGTCTCCAGTGCAAGTAGGCTGTTTTCCAACCAGGAAACCG ACAGTCCAACCACAACTCACCGCAACCTGACGTCCAGCAGCCTCAACGACATCTCTGACAAACCTGAAAAAGACCAG CTGAGGAACAAGTTCATGAAAAAGTTGCCGAGAGACGCAGAGGCCTCCAACGTGCTGGTGGGGGAGGTGGACTTCCTGGATGCACCCTTTGTGGCGTTTGTTCGTCTGCAGCAAGCTGTGATGCTGGGAGCACTGACGGAGGTCCCCGTTCCCACAAG ATTTTTGTTCATCCTGCTTGGCCCCAAAGGCAAAGCCAAGTCATATCATGAGATCGGCAGAGCCATCGCTACGCTGATGTCAGATGAG GTCTTTCATGACATCGCATACAAGGCCAAGGACAGACAAGACCTGCTGGCCGGTATTGATGAGTTTCTGGATGAGGTGATCGTGCTCCCACCTGGAGAGTGGGACCCGACGATCAGGATAGAACCTCCGAAATCTCTGCCCTCCTCCGACAAAAG AAAAAACATGTATGCTGGAGGGGACTCTCAGATGAATGGAGACATGCCTCATGATGGAGGTCACGGAGGAGGAGGTCACACTATAGGAGAAGAACTGAAGAAGACTGGAAG GTTCTGTGGCGGCCTCATACTTGACATAAAAAGAAAAGCGCCTTTCTTTCTCAGTGACTTCACCGATGCATTTAACATTCAGTCCCTGTCGgccattttgtttatttacctgGGAACTGTGACAAACGCCATCACGTTTGGCGGTCTGCTAGGGGATGCCACGGAAAACATGCAG GGTGTGTTGGAGAGTTTTCTGGGCACAGCCATTGCAGGAGGGTTTTTCTGTCTGCTGGCGGGCCAGCCGCTCACCATCCTCAGCAGCACTGGTCCTGTTTTAGTGTTTGAACGGCTGCTCTTCAACTTCAGCAA aGATAATGAGTTTGACTACCTGGAGTTCCGGCTGTGGATCGGCCTGTGGTCGGCGTTCTTCTGCCTGATGCTGGTGGCCACTGACGCCAGCTTCTTGGTTCAGTACTTCACCCGGTTCACCGAGGAGGGCTTCTCCTGTCTCATCAGCTTCATCTTCATATATGATGCCTTCAAGAAGATGATCAAGTTAGCTCACCACTATCCCATCAACTCGGATTTTAGAATGGACGACATCACACAGTATGAGTGCCTCTGCATGGGCCCTACTGTCTTAG aaaACAGTACAGAGATCATTGGCGATCCTTTAGACGGTACCTCAGTCTGGTACTGGAACAACACTGATCTG CCGATGAATGCGTCATGGTCGTCGCTCACAAAGACGGAGTGCTTGAAGTACAACGGAGAGCTGGTGGGGAAGGCGTGCGACTTCGTCCCGGACATCGCCCTCatgtccttcatcctcttctttGGCACTTACACCTGCTCCATGTGTCTGAAAAAGTTCAAGACGAGCCCTTTCTTCCCCACCACG GTGAGGAAACTCATCAGTGATTTCGCCATCATCCTGGCCATCCTGATCTTCTGCGGAGTCGACAAGCTCGTAGGAGTCGAGACTCCGAAACTCATTGTGCCAACTGAATTTAAG CCAACGAGCCCACACCGTGGTTGGTTTGTGCCCCCGTTCGGAGGGAACCCCTGGTGGGTCTACCTGGCATCAgctcttcctgctcttctgGTCACCATATTGGTGTTTATGGACCAACAGATTACTGCTGTGATCGTCAACAGGAAGGAGCACAAGCTTAAg AAAGGGGCAGGTTACCATCTGGATCTCTTCTGGGTGGCTGTTCTGTTGATCATTTGCTCCTTCATGGGTCTGCCGTGGTACGTGGCTGCCACCGTCATCTCCATCGCTCACATCGACAGTCTGAAGATGGAGACAGAAACATCGGCTCCCGGAGAGCAGCCCAAGTTCCTGGGCGTGAG AGAGCAGAGGGTCACTGGTGTGACTGTGTTCATCCTGACAGGACTGTCTGTCTTCATGTCTCCAATTCTGAAG TTCATTCCCATGCCTGTGCTGTACGGCGTCTTCCTTTACATGGGAGTGGCCTCTCTGAACGGAGTGCAG TTCATGGATCGTCTGAAGCTGCTCCTGATGCCGGCGAAGCATCAGCCCGACCTGATCTACCTGCGACACGTTCCCCTCAGGAAGGTCCACCTCTTCACCTTCAtccagatcctgtgtttggctCTGCTCTGGATCCTCAAGTCCACTGTGGCTGCCATCATCTTCCCCGTCATG ATCCTCGCTCTGGTCGCTGTCAGAAAAGCGATGGACTACATGTTCTCCCAGCACGACCTCAGCTTCCTGGACGATGTCATCCCAGAgaaggacaagaagaagaaggaggacgagaagaagaagaagaagaaacgagGCAGCATGGACAGCGACGCTGAAGAC TCTGACTATCCTTACAGCGAGAATGTCCCCAGCATTAAAATCCCCATGGACATGATGGAGCAGGAGCCCTTCTTAGGTGATAAGGCCTCTGACA GAGAGAAGTCCCCTTCATTCCTTGAACGACACACATCGTGCTGA
- the slc4a4a gene encoding solute carrier family 4 member 4a isoform X2: protein MSATRKMEDEAVLDRGASLLKKICDEEEVEGHHTIYIGVRVPKSYRRRRRHRRRTSHKDRKERLTENASDKSDTENNDEASNSILKPLISPAAERIRFILGEEDDGPAPPQLFTELDELLSVDGQEMEWKETARWIKFEEKVEKGGERWSKPHVATLSLHSLFELRTCIEKGTIMLDLEASTLPQVVEMITDNQIEIGQLKADLKDKVMYTLLRKHRHQTKKSNLRSLADIGKTVSSANSPTTTHRNLTSSSLNDISDKPEKDQLRNKFMKKLPRDAEASNVLVGEVDFLDAPFVAFVRLQQAVMLGALTEVPVPTRFLFILLGPKGKAKSYHEIGRAIATLMSDEVFHDIAYKAKDRQDLLAGIDEFLDEVIVLPPGEWDPTIRIEPPKSLPSSDKRKNMYAGGDSQMNGDMPHDGGHGGGGHTIGEELKKTGRFCGGLILDIKRKAPFFLSDFTDAFNIQSLSAILFIYLGTVTNAITFGGLLGDATENMQGVLESFLGTAIAGGFFCLLAGQPLTILSSTGPVLVFERLLFNFSKDNEFDYLEFRLWIGLWSAFFCLMLVATDASFLVQYFTRFTEEGFSCLISFIFIYDAFKKMIKLAHHYPINSDFRMDDITQYECLCMGPTVLENSTEIIGDPLDGTSVWYWNNTDLPMNASWSSLTKTECLKYNGELVGKACDFVPDIALMSFILFFGTYTCSMCLKKFKTSPFFPTTVRKLISDFAIILAILIFCGVDKLVGVETPKLIVPTEFKPTSPHRGWFVPPFGGNPWWVYLASALPALLVTILVFMDQQITAVIVNRKEHKLKKGAGYHLDLFWVAVLLIICSFMGLPWYVAATVISIAHIDSLKMETETSAPGEQPKFLGVREQRVTGVTVFILTGLSVFMSPILKFIPMPVLYGVFLYMGVASLNGVQFMDRLKLLLMPAKHQPDLIYLRHVPLRKVHLFTFIQILCLALLWILKSTVAAIIFPVMILALVAVRKAMDYMFSQHDLSFLDDVIPEKDKKKKEDEKKKKKKRGSMDSDAEDSDYPYSENVPSIKIPMDMMEQEPFLGDKASDREKSPSFLERHTSC from the exons ATGAGTGCCACCAGGAA AATGGAGGATGAGGCGGTGCTGGACCGAGGGGCGTCATTACTCAAGAAAATctgtgatgaggaggaggtagaGG gtCACCACACCATTTACATTGGTGTGCGAGTGCCTAAGAGCTATCGACGTCGCAGGCGTCACCGTCGACGAACCAGCCACaaggacagaaaggagaggttGACGGAAAACGCCTCTGACAAGTCGGACACAGAAAACAACGATGAGGCCAGCAACAGCATCCTCAAACCTCTCA TCTCACCAGCAGCCGAGAGGATCCGCTTCATCCTTGGGGAGGAAGATGACGGCCCAGCACCCCCACAGCTGTTTACTGAGCTGGACGAGCTGCTGTCAGTGGATGGACAGGAGATGGAGTGGAAGGAGACAGCCAG GTGGATCAAGTTtgaggagaaggtggagaaaGGAGGGGAGCGCTGGAGCAAACCTCACGTGGCGACGCTGTCCTTACACAGTCTCTTTGAACTGCGGACCTGCATAGAGAAGGGCACCATCATGCTAGATTTGGAAGCTTCCACTCTGCCTCAGGTTGTTG aGATGATCACTGACAACCAGATAGAGATCGGCCAGCTGAAAGCCGACCTGAAGGACAAGGTGATGTACACGTTGCTACGGAAACATCGCCACCAAACCAAGAAGTCCAACCTGCGCTCTCTGGCTGACATTGGCAAGACGGTCTCCAGTGCAA ACAGTCCAACCACAACTCACCGCAACCTGACGTCCAGCAGCCTCAACGACATCTCTGACAAACCTGAAAAAGACCAG CTGAGGAACAAGTTCATGAAAAAGTTGCCGAGAGACGCAGAGGCCTCCAACGTGCTGGTGGGGGAGGTGGACTTCCTGGATGCACCCTTTGTGGCGTTTGTTCGTCTGCAGCAAGCTGTGATGCTGGGAGCACTGACGGAGGTCCCCGTTCCCACAAG ATTTTTGTTCATCCTGCTTGGCCCCAAAGGCAAAGCCAAGTCATATCATGAGATCGGCAGAGCCATCGCTACGCTGATGTCAGATGAG GTCTTTCATGACATCGCATACAAGGCCAAGGACAGACAAGACCTGCTGGCCGGTATTGATGAGTTTCTGGATGAGGTGATCGTGCTCCCACCTGGAGAGTGGGACCCGACGATCAGGATAGAACCTCCGAAATCTCTGCCCTCCTCCGACAAAAG AAAAAACATGTATGCTGGAGGGGACTCTCAGATGAATGGAGACATGCCTCATGATGGAGGTCACGGAGGAGGAGGTCACACTATAGGAGAAGAACTGAAGAAGACTGGAAG GTTCTGTGGCGGCCTCATACTTGACATAAAAAGAAAAGCGCCTTTCTTTCTCAGTGACTTCACCGATGCATTTAACATTCAGTCCCTGTCGgccattttgtttatttacctgGGAACTGTGACAAACGCCATCACGTTTGGCGGTCTGCTAGGGGATGCCACGGAAAACATGCAG GGTGTGTTGGAGAGTTTTCTGGGCACAGCCATTGCAGGAGGGTTTTTCTGTCTGCTGGCGGGCCAGCCGCTCACCATCCTCAGCAGCACTGGTCCTGTTTTAGTGTTTGAACGGCTGCTCTTCAACTTCAGCAA aGATAATGAGTTTGACTACCTGGAGTTCCGGCTGTGGATCGGCCTGTGGTCGGCGTTCTTCTGCCTGATGCTGGTGGCCACTGACGCCAGCTTCTTGGTTCAGTACTTCACCCGGTTCACCGAGGAGGGCTTCTCCTGTCTCATCAGCTTCATCTTCATATATGATGCCTTCAAGAAGATGATCAAGTTAGCTCACCACTATCCCATCAACTCGGATTTTAGAATGGACGACATCACACAGTATGAGTGCCTCTGCATGGGCCCTACTGTCTTAG aaaACAGTACAGAGATCATTGGCGATCCTTTAGACGGTACCTCAGTCTGGTACTGGAACAACACTGATCTG CCGATGAATGCGTCATGGTCGTCGCTCACAAAGACGGAGTGCTTGAAGTACAACGGAGAGCTGGTGGGGAAGGCGTGCGACTTCGTCCCGGACATCGCCCTCatgtccttcatcctcttctttGGCACTTACACCTGCTCCATGTGTCTGAAAAAGTTCAAGACGAGCCCTTTCTTCCCCACCACG GTGAGGAAACTCATCAGTGATTTCGCCATCATCCTGGCCATCCTGATCTTCTGCGGAGTCGACAAGCTCGTAGGAGTCGAGACTCCGAAACTCATTGTGCCAACTGAATTTAAG CCAACGAGCCCACACCGTGGTTGGTTTGTGCCCCCGTTCGGAGGGAACCCCTGGTGGGTCTACCTGGCATCAgctcttcctgctcttctgGTCACCATATTGGTGTTTATGGACCAACAGATTACTGCTGTGATCGTCAACAGGAAGGAGCACAAGCTTAAg AAAGGGGCAGGTTACCATCTGGATCTCTTCTGGGTGGCTGTTCTGTTGATCATTTGCTCCTTCATGGGTCTGCCGTGGTACGTGGCTGCCACCGTCATCTCCATCGCTCACATCGACAGTCTGAAGATGGAGACAGAAACATCGGCTCCCGGAGAGCAGCCCAAGTTCCTGGGCGTGAG AGAGCAGAGGGTCACTGGTGTGACTGTGTTCATCCTGACAGGACTGTCTGTCTTCATGTCTCCAATTCTGAAG TTCATTCCCATGCCTGTGCTGTACGGCGTCTTCCTTTACATGGGAGTGGCCTCTCTGAACGGAGTGCAG TTCATGGATCGTCTGAAGCTGCTCCTGATGCCGGCGAAGCATCAGCCCGACCTGATCTACCTGCGACACGTTCCCCTCAGGAAGGTCCACCTCTTCACCTTCAtccagatcctgtgtttggctCTGCTCTGGATCCTCAAGTCCACTGTGGCTGCCATCATCTTCCCCGTCATG ATCCTCGCTCTGGTCGCTGTCAGAAAAGCGATGGACTACATGTTCTCCCAGCACGACCTCAGCTTCCTGGACGATGTCATCCCAGAgaaggacaagaagaagaaggaggacgagaagaagaagaagaagaaacgagGCAGCATGGACAGCGACGCTGAAGAC TCTGACTATCCTTACAGCGAGAATGTCCCCAGCATTAAAATCCCCATGGACATGATGGAGCAGGAGCCCTTCTTAGGTGATAAGGCCTCTGACA GAGAGAAGTCCCCTTCATTCCTTGAACGACACACATCGTGCTGA